Proteins found in one Streptomyces sp. NBC_00461 genomic segment:
- a CDS encoding LuxR C-terminal-related transcriptional regulator gives MIDVAIIDDHPIARCGVEHALSARPNVRVTQSIGSPDELDTGASPPDVLLLDLYLNVDTPSLPAVAELSAWTKVLVMSASGRPRDVVGAIQAGARGYLTKHSSIEMFAQAVETVAAGGFAMSSELADVIHSELGAGPDARSRHGASDGGADAPQLSAREEEALAYIARGFTHAQTATRMGISKATVDTYVERIRRKLQLGNKAELTRAALQRQGKQTAGTE, from the coding sequence ATGATCGATGTGGCGATCATCGATGACCATCCCATTGCCAGATGCGGCGTTGAACACGCTCTCTCCGCCCGGCCCAACGTACGGGTCACCCAGTCGATCGGCTCACCCGATGAGCTGGACACCGGCGCGTCCCCGCCGGACGTACTGCTGCTGGACCTGTACCTGAACGTGGACACGCCCTCGCTGCCCGCGGTGGCGGAACTATCCGCGTGGACCAAGGTTCTGGTGATGTCCGCCTCAGGCCGGCCGCGAGACGTCGTGGGAGCCATCCAGGCCGGTGCCCGGGGGTACCTGACCAAGCACTCCAGCATCGAGATGTTCGCGCAGGCCGTGGAGACCGTCGCAGCCGGCGGATTCGCGATGTCCTCCGAACTCGCCGACGTGATCCACAGCGAGCTCGGCGCCGGCCCGGACGCCCGTTCCCGTCACGGTGCGTCGGACGGCGGTGCCGATGCCCCGCAGCTGTCGGCGCGTGAGGAGGAAGCCCTGGCCTACATCGCCCGGGGCTTCACGCACGCCCAGACCGCCACCCGCATGGGCATCAGCAAGGCGACCGTGGACACCTACGTCGAACGCATCCGCCGTAAGCTGCAGTTGGGCAACAAGGCCGAGCTGACCCGCGCCGCCCTGCAACGCCAGGGCAAGCAGACCGCAGGAACGGAGTGA
- a CDS encoding sensor histidine kinase translates to MTLTRVRTNQSAQSVKVPEATAAQRSERMLTLTAVLFRATGILQVLITVLSHSAQYARPGWVLTVALTVCLESVLLSVYWLRRRKITPVTMSADIALCVAALAANAALTDTQDALTWAYFMYGFTILTSIGIGVAYLRYVAVLAATTALAAGYVLSSLFFGLERPWNALPDTISYFADTSVTWIVARELRRSAGELDTTRAKAVADAAALATERERLRHARALHDRVLQTMETLARGHWIADDRLRAQVAGEATWLRALVRGDPIDHEHDLLTALQAVVCRKTEHGLDVQLVDGSLRQQDAVRAGLAAASVAALSGAVEEALTNVAKHAGVDRAVLHAAATPTQVTISIVDHGRGFDPAHQPVGWGLPQSIRRRLLEIGGHVHLESAPGAGTSVELTLDITNQGNDQSLPTS, encoded by the coding sequence GTGACCCTGACCCGCGTGCGGACCAACCAGTCAGCGCAGTCCGTGAAGGTGCCCGAGGCGACCGCGGCACAGCGCAGCGAGCGCATGCTCACGCTCACTGCCGTACTCTTCCGCGCGACCGGGATCCTCCAGGTCCTGATCACCGTCCTGTCCCACAGCGCCCAGTACGCGCGCCCCGGGTGGGTCCTGACCGTCGCCCTGACCGTCTGCCTGGAAAGCGTGCTGCTGAGCGTCTACTGGCTGCGTCGCCGAAAGATCACGCCGGTCACGATGAGCGCCGACATCGCTCTGTGCGTCGCGGCCCTCGCCGCCAACGCGGCACTCACTGATACGCAGGATGCCCTGACCTGGGCGTACTTCATGTACGGCTTCACCATCCTGACCAGCATCGGAATCGGCGTCGCCTACCTCCGGTACGTTGCCGTCCTCGCCGCGACCACCGCGCTGGCCGCCGGATACGTCCTCTCGTCCTTGTTCTTCGGCTTGGAGCGCCCCTGGAACGCTCTTCCCGACACCATCAGTTACTTCGCCGACACCTCGGTCACCTGGATCGTCGCGCGTGAACTGCGCCGTTCCGCCGGTGAACTGGACACCACGCGTGCCAAAGCCGTCGCCGACGCGGCCGCGTTGGCCACCGAACGCGAGCGCCTCCGGCACGCCAGGGCCCTGCACGACCGGGTGCTGCAGACCATGGAGACACTGGCTCGCGGTCACTGGATCGCCGACGACCGGCTGCGCGCCCAGGTCGCCGGCGAGGCCACATGGCTGCGCGCCCTGGTCCGCGGTGACCCGATCGACCACGAACATGACCTGCTCACCGCTCTACAGGCAGTGGTGTGCCGCAAGACTGAACACGGCCTCGACGTCCAGCTCGTCGACGGCTCCTTGCGGCAGCAGGATGCCGTCCGCGCCGGTCTGGCAGCCGCATCGGTCGCCGCTCTGTCCGGCGCGGTCGAGGAAGCACTGACCAACGTCGCCAAGCACGCCGGCGTCGACAGGGCCGTACTCCACGCAGCCGCCACCCCTACGCAGGTGACCATCAGCATCGTGGACCATGGGCGCGGCTTCGACCCCGCTCACCAACCCGTCGGGTGGGGCCTGCCCCAGTCCATCCGCCGCCGGCTCCTGGAAATCGGCGGCCACGTTCACCTGGAATCCGCCCCAGGCGCGGGAACGAGCGTGGAACTGACCCTGGACATCACGAACCAGGGCAACGACCAGAGCCTGCCGACCAGTTGA
- a CDS encoding SigE family RNA polymerase sigma factor has translation MYLGRNGDDDTEFVQFATTRWSQLVRTAYMLTGDFHEAEDLVQTTLIKVYTQWRRLRRDETDAYVRRALINNNRSRHRKHRVVHLLMPFLPDATEPDEAAGSEKRDVLLKALSELPPRQRTVVVLRYWEDLSIEEVAHALGCSEGTVKSQASRALAKLRTHPALAIQSLTSLGDAP, from the coding sequence GTGTACCTCGGCAGGAACGGCGACGACGACACCGAATTCGTCCAGTTCGCCACCACGCGCTGGTCGCAACTGGTGCGCACCGCCTACATGCTCACCGGCGACTTCCACGAAGCCGAGGACCTTGTGCAGACGACGCTGATCAAGGTGTACACGCAGTGGCGGCGGCTGCGCAGGGACGAGACTGACGCGTACGTGCGACGCGCCCTGATCAACAACAATCGCAGCCGCCATCGCAAGCACCGCGTCGTTCACCTGCTCATGCCCTTCCTCCCGGACGCCACGGAACCCGATGAGGCCGCGGGCAGCGAAAAGCGGGATGTGCTGCTCAAGGCTCTGTCCGAGTTGCCCCCGCGGCAGCGCACCGTCGTCGTGCTGCGCTACTGGGAGGATCTGAGCATCGAAGAAGTCGCTCATGCACTGGGCTGCTCCGAGGGGACAGTCAAGAGCCAGGCCTCGCGTGCACTGGCCAAGCTCAGAACGCACCCGGCACTGGCCATCCAGTCCCTCACCAGCCTCGGAGATGCCCCGTGA
- a CDS encoding CHAP domain-containing protein: protein MTAGAPALAATGSSATAHAAPTSTLTAGHQLTAGQSLTVASGEYRLTMQGDGNLVEYTLDNVPLWSSRTAGNAGARADMQGDGNLVVYSSANKALWASNTNAHAGAYLTLQSDGNTVVYSNTNKPLWAAGTNIVVGGSNDYPYANSSIDVSDGAGFLTRECTSFVAWRIRHNLKIADFSNGWHGGWFGHAGTWVANARNLGLVVNSTPAVNSVAVLPAGVDGAGSMGHVGFVLGVGNGTVDVEDYNYADSYDGYRYYSYSRHTIATAGLSFIHFR, encoded by the coding sequence ATGACGGCTGGCGCTCCCGCCTTGGCGGCCACCGGGTCCTCCGCCACCGCTCACGCCGCGCCCACGTCGACCCTGACAGCCGGTCACCAGTTGACGGCGGGGCAGTCACTCACCGTCGCCTCAGGGGAATACCGCCTGACGATGCAGGGCGACGGGAACCTGGTGGAGTACACCCTCGACAATGTACCGCTCTGGTCCAGCCGCACGGCGGGCAACGCCGGCGCACGCGCCGACATGCAGGGCGACGGGAATCTGGTCGTCTACAGCAGCGCCAACAAAGCCCTGTGGGCGTCGAACACCAACGCTCACGCCGGCGCTTATCTGACCCTTCAGAGTGACGGGAATACCGTCGTCTACAGCAACACCAACAAACCCTTGTGGGCCGCGGGCACCAACATCGTTGTCGGCGGCAGCAACGACTACCCGTACGCCAACAGCAGCATCGATGTCAGCGACGGAGCGGGCTTCCTGACCAGAGAGTGCACTTCGTTCGTCGCCTGGCGGATACGCCACAACCTCAAGATCGCAGACTTCAGCAATGGCTGGCACGGCGGCTGGTTCGGCCACGCCGGAACCTGGGTGGCGAACGCGCGCAACCTCGGCCTGGTCGTCAACAGCACGCCCGCGGTGAACAGCGTCGCCGTCCTGCCGGCGGGAGTCGATGGTGCAGGCTCCATGGGCCATGTTGGCTTCGTGCTGGGCGTGGGCAACGGCACGGTCGACGTGGAGGACTACAACTACGCCGACAGCTACGACGGTTACCGGTACTACTCATACAGCCGGCATACCATCGCCACCGCCGGGCTGTCGTTCATCCACTTCCGCTGA